Proteins found in one Amycolatopsis umgeniensis genomic segment:
- a CDS encoding flavin reductase, with protein MGTVEEPSRPVLKRLPTPATRRRLSAQAGLREVMGQFATGVTVLTAGGERAHGMTANAVTSVSLEPPMVLCCVSRAARMHEAIVTAGSYAVTVLASDQKDLAKYFADWRRPAGLAQFDSVDWTAGPQTGSPLLGGALAWLECELAEVYEGGDHSIFLGKVVASSRGTAQDSLVFYGGGYHQIDGRVRASA; from the coding sequence GTGGGGACGGTGGAGGAGCCCTCGCGGCCGGTGCTGAAACGCCTGCCGACGCCCGCGACGCGACGCCGGTTGTCCGCGCAAGCCGGGCTGCGGGAGGTGATGGGCCAGTTCGCCACCGGGGTCACCGTGCTGACCGCCGGCGGCGAACGGGCCCACGGGATGACCGCCAACGCGGTCACCTCGGTGTCCCTCGAACCGCCGATGGTGCTGTGCTGTGTTTCCCGCGCGGCCCGGATGCACGAGGCGATCGTGACGGCGGGCTCGTACGCGGTCACGGTGCTGGCGTCCGATCAGAAGGACCTGGCGAAGTACTTCGCGGATTGGCGACGGCCCGCCGGGCTCGCGCAGTTCGACTCGGTGGACTGGACGGCGGGTCCGCAGACCGGCTCCCCGCTGCTCGGCGGCGCGCTGGCGTGGCTGGAATGCGAGCTCGCCGAGGTCTACGAAGGCGGTGACCACTCGATCTTCCTCGGCAAGGTGGTCGCCTCGAGCCGCGGCACCGCGCAGGACTCGCTGGTCTTCTACGGCGGCGGCTACCACCAGATCGACGGCAGGGTCCGGGCATCCGCCTGA
- a CDS encoding DUF6222 family protein: MTTNEPATVRPDETPAPAPRPPVVTTMPRLGRGVCWRDIVREIELDELEREARMKEAA; the protein is encoded by the coding sequence ATGACCACCAACGAACCCGCCACCGTCCGGCCGGACGAGACGCCCGCCCCGGCGCCCCGTCCGCCGGTGGTGACCACGATGCCTCGGCTCGGACGGGGGGTGTGCTGGCGCGACATCGTGCGCGAGATCGAACTCGACGAGCTCGAGCGCGAGGCCCGCATGAAGGAGGCGGCGTGA
- a CDS encoding acyl-CoA thioesterase has translation MADYYEILHTVGFEETNLVGNVYYVNYVRWQGRCREMFLKEKAPAVLEEVRHDLKLFTLKVDCEFYAEITAFDELSIRLRLEELTQTQIQFTFDYVHLTAEGERLVARGRQRIACMRGPNTATVPSRVPEQLREALAPYAVDGKGE, from the coding sequence ATGGCCGACTACTACGAGATCCTGCACACGGTCGGGTTCGAAGAGACCAACCTGGTCGGCAACGTCTACTACGTGAACTACGTGCGCTGGCAGGGCCGGTGCCGCGAGATGTTCCTGAAGGAGAAGGCGCCCGCCGTGCTCGAAGAGGTCCGCCACGACCTCAAGCTGTTCACGCTCAAGGTGGATTGCGAGTTCTACGCGGAGATCACCGCGTTCGACGAGCTGTCCATCCGGCTGCGGCTGGAAGAGCTGACGCAGACCCAGATCCAGTTCACCTTCGACTACGTCCACCTCACCGCGGAGGGCGAACGGCTGGTGGCCCGCGGACGACAGCGGATCGCGTGCATGCGCGGCCCGAACACGGCGACGGTGCCCAGCAGGGTGCCCGAGCAGCTGCGTGAGGCGCTGGCCCCGTACGCGGTCGACGGCAAGGGGGAGTGA